The Amycolatopsis nigrescens CSC17Ta-90 genomic interval CGGACTTCTCCAGCAGCTTCGGCAGCTACGACGACGTGCCGCCCGGCGAACACGACTGGCGGCTGGCGAAGTTCAACATCGACCGCGACCGGGCGCGGATCGTTCCGCTGCTGCGCCAGGCGTCCGCGCTGAACCCGCAGCTCGGCATCATCGCCACCCCGTGGAGCCCGCCGGCCTGGCTGAAGGACAACGACAGCCTGCTGGGCGGCAGCCTGTACGCCGCCGGATTCTCCACGTACGCCCAGTACTTCGTGCGCTTCCTGCTTGCCTACGCCGAAGCGGGCGTCCGGGTCGACGCGGTCACGCCGCAGAACGAGCCGGAGAACACCGCCGACCAGTACCCCAGTGCGCGGATGACGGCCGCCGCACAGGCCGCCTTCATCGGCAACGACCTCGGCCCCGCACTGGCCGCGGCCGGGCTCGGCGACACCGAAATCCTTGCCTACGACCACAACTGGAACGGACACGGCTACCCGGCACGGGTGCTCAGCGACGAGAAGGCCCGCAAGTACGTGCGCGGAATCGCGTTCCACTGCTACCGGGGAAACGCGGCAGATCAGCAGAAACTGCTCGCCCGCCATCCGGACGTGCCGGTGCACATCACCGAGTGCAGCGGCACCGAAAGCGGTCCGCGCGCGTTCTCGGACACCCTGCTGTGGCAGGCCGAGCACCTGCTGATCGACGGCGCCAGGAACCAGGCGTCCTCGATCCTCACCTGGAACGTCGCGCTCGACCCCGGCAACGGGCCGAGCTTCGGCCGCTGCGGGCACTGCACCGGCCTGGCCACCGTGGAC includes:
- a CDS encoding glycoside hydrolase family 30 protein is translated as MRRRPRFPLLALCALLTASACSDAPDPAMPVASWVTTADGTSRLTPQPPLRLEPVAAGDRPVLTVRPENGHQVMRGFGASFTDSAATLVHSSPRRDELMAALFDRERGIGLGMLRQPMGSSDFSSSFGSYDDVPPGEHDWRLAKFNIDRDRARIVPLLRQASALNPQLGIIATPWSPPAWLKDNDSLLGGSLYAAGFSTYAQYFVRFLLAYAEAGVRVDAVTPQNEPENTADQYPSARMTAAAQAAFIGNDLGPALAAAGLGDTEILAYDHNWNGHGYPARVLSDEKARKYVRGIAFHCYRGNAADQQKLLARHPDVPVHITECSGTESGPRAFSDTLLWQAEHLLIDGARNQASSILTWNVALDPGNGPSFGRCGHCTGLATVDQRTGEIGYNAEYYVLGHAAKFVRQGAVRIDVENTDSNGSLHSTAFRNPDGSVAVVVLNPGERQTFDLAVHDRRATATLPARSLATYLLPADVSAGQRS